One part of the Caproiciproducens sp. CPB-2 genome encodes these proteins:
- a CDS encoding ABC transporter permease produces the protein MAQKMEIPQELFAKAVVDKDEREHIARPNLTAFQDGWLRLRKNKAAVVSLAILVVIILLAVFGPVFSKYTFYDTDYLHTYNGPGAAHLFGTDQFGRDQWARIWQGTRISLLIAVAAAFIDLFIGVTFGAVSALFGGRVDAVMQRIIEILVGIPQLIIVILLMMVMPAGIWTIVVALSITGWVNMARLVRAQILKLKNQEFVLAARVLGTGNREIITKHLIPNTVGVIVINAMFTIPSAIFTEAFLSFIGIGLAEPQASLGVLINNGYQVLQNFPFLLIFPAVVIVLIMVCFSILGDGLRDALDPRMRQ, from the coding sequence ATGGCGCAGAAAATGGAGATTCCGCAGGAGCTTTTCGCAAAAGCCGTGGTGGACAAGGACGAAAGAGAACATATTGCCCGCCCCAACCTGACCGCGTTTCAGGACGGCTGGCTGCGGCTGAGGAAGAACAAGGCGGCTGTCGTCAGTCTGGCGATTCTGGTTGTGATTATTCTTCTGGCCGTATTCGGGCCGGTTTTCTCAAAATACACCTTTTATGACACCGATTATCTGCACACCTACAACGGGCCCGGCGCGGCGCACCTGTTCGGCACCGACCAGTTCGGGCGCGACCAGTGGGCGCGCATCTGGCAGGGCACGCGCATTTCCCTGCTGATCGCGGTCGCCGCGGCGTTTATCGACCTGTTCATCGGCGTTACCTTCGGCGCGGTTTCCGCGCTGTTCGGCGGCAGGGTGGACGCGGTGATGCAGAGAATCATTGAAATTCTGGTCGGAATCCCGCAGCTGATTATCGTCATCCTGTTGATGATGGTCATGCCCGCCGGCATCTGGACCATTGTCGTAGCCCTTTCCATCACCGGATGGGTCAACATGGCGCGATTGGTGCGCGCGCAGATTTTAAAGCTGAAAAATCAGGAATTTGTTCTGGCCGCCCGCGTTCTGGGCACCGGCAACAGAGAAATTATTACCAAGCATTTGATTCCGAATACCGTGGGCGTCATCGTCATCAACGCCATGTTCACCATTCCATCGGCGATTTTCACCGAAGCGTTTCTGAGCTTTATCGGAATCGGGCTGGCGGAACCGCAGGCCTCGCTCGGTGTTCTGATCAACAACGGGTACCAGGTGCTTCAGAATTTCCCGTTCCTGCTGATTTTCCCGGCCGTGGTCATCGTTTTAATCATGGTCTGCTTCAGCATTTTGGGCGACGGGCTGCGCGACGCGCTTGACCCGAGAATGAGACAGTGA
- a CDS encoding ABC transporter permease, with the protein MFKYICKRIVYLLITLLIIVTTTFFLMKKLPGTPFDAERFSLLSAAQQAQFLEKYGLNDPVIVQYGKYIGNVFRGDFGTSFFYTGQPVSGVILGRIGPSALIGVQAILIGLSIGLILGIIAAWRHNSGIDYFTMVVAVLGVSVPNFVAAALLQYYVGLKWGVLPVAFWQSWKSSVLPSIALSFGVTAMIARFMRTEMLDVLEQDYIITAKAKGLNQFKVLMRHAVRNSIIPVVTILGPIVVNLLTGSLAVENIYSIPGIGSLFVDSIKTNDYSTIMGITIFYSAFYIFVVMVVDILYSVIDPRIRLASGGKGE; encoded by the coding sequence ATGTTCAAATATATCTGTAAACGGATTGTGTATCTGCTGATTACGCTGCTGATCATCGTCACCACGACCTTCTTTCTGATGAAGAAGCTGCCGGGCACCCCGTTCGACGCGGAGCGATTCTCTTTGCTGTCGGCGGCGCAGCAGGCACAGTTCCTTGAAAAATACGGCCTGAACGATCCGGTAATCGTGCAGTACGGGAAATATATCGGCAATGTGTTCAGGGGGGATTTCGGGACCTCCTTTTTCTACACGGGCCAGCCGGTTTCCGGGGTCATTCTGGGGCGTATCGGCCCGTCCGCGCTGATCGGCGTCCAGGCGATCCTGATCGGCCTTTCCATCGGGCTGATCCTGGGGATCATCGCCGCGTGGCGGCACAACAGCGGCATCGACTACTTTACCATGGTGGTGGCCGTGCTGGGCGTTTCCGTGCCGAACTTCGTCGCCGCGGCGCTTCTGCAATACTATGTGGGCTTAAAATGGGGCGTGCTGCCCGTCGCCTTCTGGCAAAGCTGGAAAAGCTCCGTTCTGCCGTCCATCGCACTGTCGTTCGGCGTGACGGCGATGATCGCGCGGTTTATGCGGACCGAAATGCTGGACGTACTGGAGCAGGACTATATTATCACCGCGAAAGCGAAGGGGCTGAACCAGTTCAAGGTGCTGATGCGCCACGCGGTGCGCAACTCCATCATCCCCGTCGTCACCATCCTGGGGCCGATCGTGGTCAATCTGCTGACCGGCTCGCTGGCGGTGGAAAACATCTACAGCATTCCGGGCATCGGCAGCCTGTTTGTCGATTCCATCAAGACGAACGACTATTCCACCATTATGGGCATCACCATTTTCTACAGCGCGTTCTACATCTTTGTGGTGATGGTGGTCGATATCCTTTATTCGGTAATCGACCCGAGAATCCGCCTGGCCTCCGGCGGGAAAGGGGAGTGA
- a CDS encoding ABC transporter ATP-binding protein, with protein sequence MTDNKVILQVKNLKRYFNVGKNQTLKAVDNVSFTVYKGETFGLVGESGCGKSTLGRTIIRLYGATGGEVLFDGVNVHGKLSGAQSHELSRRMQMIFQDPYASLNPRMKVMDIVAEGIDAHGLAKSAQERAQMVVDLLEVVGLQEEHANRFPHEFSGGQRQRIGIARALAVNPDFIIADEPISALDVSIQAQVINLLKKLQEQRRLTYLFIAHDLSMVKHISDRVGVMYLGSMAELASSRELFENPLHPYTQALLSAIPLPDPDLEQSRSRVVLQGSIPSPINLPECCHFCSRCPKATELCKKRAPEMVEAEPGHWVACHLIQAPGE encoded by the coding sequence ATGACTGATAACAAAGTGATTTTGCAGGTGAAAAACCTGAAAAGATATTTTAACGTAGGAAAAAACCAGACCCTGAAAGCGGTGGACAACGTCAGCTTTACGGTCTACAAAGGGGAAACCTTCGGCCTGGTCGGCGAGTCCGGCTGCGGAAAATCCACGCTGGGCCGCACCATCATCCGGCTTTACGGCGCGACCGGGGGCGAAGTCCTGTTCGACGGGGTCAACGTCCACGGAAAGCTGAGCGGCGCGCAGAGCCATGAGCTTTCGCGCCGGATGCAGATGATTTTTCAGGACCCGTACGCCTCCCTGAACCCGCGCATGAAGGTCATGGACATCGTCGCGGAAGGAATCGACGCGCACGGGCTGGCGAAGTCCGCGCAGGAGCGCGCCCAGATGGTCGTCGACCTTCTGGAGGTCGTCGGCCTGCAGGAGGAGCACGCCAACCGCTTCCCGCACGAATTTTCCGGCGGCCAGCGCCAGCGCATCGGCATTGCCCGCGCGCTGGCGGTCAACCCGGACTTCATCATCGCGGACGAACCGATTTCCGCGCTGGACGTCTCCATCCAGGCGCAGGTCATCAACCTGCTGAAAAAACTGCAGGAGCAGCGCCGGCTGACTTATCTGTTCATTGCGCACGACCTTTCCATGGTCAAGCACATCAGCGACCGCGTGGGCGTGATGTACCTTGGCAGCATGGCGGAGCTGGCTTCCAGCCGGGAGCTGTTTGAAAATCCCCTGCATCCCTACACGCAGGCGCTTCTGTCCGCCATCCCCCTGCCCGACCCGGACCTGGAGCAGTCCCGCAGCCGCGTCGTGCTGCAGGGGAGCATCCCCAGTCCGATCAATCTGCCGGAGTGCTGTCACTTCTGTTCCCGCTGTCCGAAAGCCACGGAGCTCTGCAAAAAGCGGGCTCCGGAAATGGTGGAGGCGGAACCGGGCCACTGGGTGGCCTGCCATCTGATTCAGGCCCCCGGCGAATGA
- a CDS encoding ABC transporter ATP-binding protein, which translates to MSKLLEVENLNVHIHTQHGTVQAVRGVSFSLEKGETLAIVGESGSGKSITVKGVMGLLPTNGRIAEGSVHLEGRDLAALSEHEMQKIRGCDISMIFQDPMTSLNPTMTVGKQIMEVLHEHRRDLTKEQLREKALEQIRLVGLSNPETRFSQYPHQLSGGMRQRVVIAIALACSPKVLIADEPTTALDVTIQAQILDLMKDLQGKIDTSIILITHNLGVVANIANRVAVMYGGKLVETGSVRDLFYRTAHPYTKGLLASIPKLHEDDQQLFSIPGTPPDLMDPPKGCPFAARCPHTMKVCQEFMPEYTRLSDTHRAACWLLDSRAQQDDAKDGEDHD; encoded by the coding sequence ATGAGTAAGCTTCTGGAAGTTGAAAATCTGAACGTTCATATTCATACACAGCACGGGACTGTGCAGGCGGTGCGCGGCGTGAGCTTTTCGCTGGAAAAAGGAGAGACCCTCGCCATCGTGGGGGAGTCCGGCTCCGGAAAATCCATCACGGTCAAGGGCGTGATGGGCCTGCTGCCCACAAACGGCAGAATCGCGGAGGGCTCCGTCCATCTGGAGGGCAGGGACCTTGCCGCGCTGAGCGAGCATGAGATGCAGAAAATCAGGGGCTGCGACATCTCGATGATCTTTCAGGACCCGATGACCTCCCTGAACCCGACCATGACGGTGGGCAAACAGATCATGGAGGTCCTGCACGAGCACCGCCGCGACCTGACAAAGGAACAGCTGAGGGAAAAGGCGCTCGAGCAGATCCGGCTGGTCGGCCTGTCCAACCCGGAAACGCGCTTTTCCCAGTACCCCCACCAGCTCTCCGGCGGCATGCGCCAGCGCGTGGTCATTGCGATTGCGCTCGCGTGCAGCCCGAAGGTGCTGATCGCGGATGAACCCACCACCGCGCTGGACGTTACCATTCAGGCGCAGATTCTGGACCTGATGAAGGATCTGCAGGGAAAAATCGATACCTCGATTATCCTTATCACCCACAACCTGGGCGTGGTCGCCAACATCGCGAACCGCGTAGCCGTCATGTACGGCGGCAAGCTGGTCGAAACCGGCAGCGTGCGCGACCTGTTCTACCGCACCGCCCATCCCTATACGAAGGGGCTTCTGGCCTCCATCCCCAAGCTGCACGAGGACGACCAGCAGCTTTTCTCCATCCCCGGCACGCCGCCCGACCTGATGGACCCGCCGAAGGGCTGTCCGTTCGCCGCGCGCTGCCCGCACACCATGAAGGTGTGCCAGGAATTCATGCCGGAATACACCCGACTTTCCGACACGCACCGCGCCGCCTGCTGGCTGCTGGACAGCCGGGCGCAGCAGGATGACGCAAAGGACGGTGAAGATCATGACTGA